The proteins below come from a single Prolixibacter sp. NT017 genomic window:
- a CDS encoding DUF5522 domain-containing protein — MMWDDIEYSDNLEEGEDFYLTKEGYRVMTEKYLRERGYCCGNGCRHCPYFPKAQKGNRNLRE; from the coding sequence ATGATGTGGGATGATATAGAATACAGCGATAATTTAGAAGAGGGCGAAGACTTTTACCTGACGAAAGAGGGGTACCGGGTTATGACGGAGAAATACCTGCGGGAACGCGGCTACTGTTGCGGCAATGGCTGCAGGCATTGTCCTTATTTCCCGAAAGCACAAAAAGGGAACCGTAACTTACGGGAATAG
- a CDS encoding glucosaminidase domain-containing protein, producing MRPQIRSLFIVFIMLLAGFTARGDEAHRMTRQQYINRFAKVAIAEMNQFHIPASITMAQGCLESGDGNSSLARDANNHFGIKCNNGWTGKSVRHDDDSRRECFRKYKSAWESYRDHSLFLRNNVRYASLFKLKITDYKGWARGLKKAGYATDPRYPERLIHIIEKYQLYDLDKNYDGKDAVVSTGNDRSDRNTQTSRSDDNRIDHFSIDLSDDSQSAVERNGTKSIRARKGDTYEELAAEYGLKEWEIYKYNDTEKGHEPAESSIVYLEMKPGRAARGNDYHIARDSETMWQIAQQYGIRLKSLYRKNRMKQGDEPRPGQQIWLRKKKPRRR from the coding sequence ATGAGACCCCAGATACGCTCCCTCTTCATAGTTTTTATCATGTTATTGGCCGGCTTTACAGCCCGGGGTGACGAAGCGCACCGGATGACCCGGCAGCAGTATATCAACCGTTTTGCCAAGGTTGCTATCGCGGAAATGAACCAGTTTCATATCCCGGCGAGTATTACCATGGCGCAGGGATGTCTGGAATCCGGAGATGGCAACTCGTCATTGGCGCGTGATGCGAACAATCACTTTGGCATAAAATGCAACAACGGATGGACGGGGAAAAGCGTACGGCACGATGACGATTCGCGCAGGGAGTGTTTTCGGAAATACAAGTCGGCCTGGGAATCTTATCGCGATCACTCGCTTTTTCTGCGAAATAATGTGCGTTATGCCTCGTTATTCAAGCTCAAAATTACCGATTACAAAGGTTGGGCCAGAGGTCTGAAGAAGGCTGGCTACGCTACAGACCCGCGTTACCCGGAACGGTTGATTCACATTATCGAAAAGTATCAGCTTTACGATTTGGATAAAAACTACGACGGGAAAGATGCGGTAGTGAGCACTGGAAATGATCGTTCTGATAGAAATACACAAACTTCCCGCAGCGATGATAACCGTATCGACCATTTCTCTATTGATTTGTCGGATGACAGTCAATCGGCGGTCGAACGAAATGGAACGAAGTCGATTCGTGCACGCAAAGGTGATACGTACGAAGAGTTGGCTGCCGAATACGGCTTGAAAGAATGGGAAATCTACAAATACAATGATACCGAAAAAGGACACGAGCCAGCCGAATCATCGATTGTTTATCTTGAAATGAAACCCGGTCGGGCGGCCAGGGGGAATGATTACCACATTGCCCGCGACAGTGAAACCATGTGGCAGATAGCGCAGCAATACGGCATTCGCCTGAAATCGTTGTATCGCAAAAACAGGATGAAACAGGGTGATGAGCCGCGTCCCGGACAGCAAATCTGGCTGAGGAAGAAGAAACCCCGCAGGCGTTAA
- a CDS encoding bifunctional 3,4-dihydroxy-2-butanone-4-phosphate synthase/GTP cyclohydrolase II, producing the protein MTDFKLNTIDEAIHDIRNGKFVIVVDDEDRENEGDFIAAAEKITPEMVNFMAKEGRGLICAPITEERCNELELEMMVGKNTSLHETPFTVSVDAVGPGITTGISAHDRAATIRLLADPKARPEDLGRPGHIFPLKAKNRGVLRRSGHTEAAVDLARMSGLQPAGVLVEIMNEDGTMARMPQLVEIAAKFELKIISIADLIAYRLQTESLIERGEEVHLPTSYGDFRLIPFRQKSNGVEHMALIKGKWKPGEPVLVRVHSSCATGDIFGSLRCECGDQLHKSMELIEKEGQGAIVYIQQEGRGIGLMNKIKAYKLQEEGLDTVDANVHLGFDPDERDYGVGAQIIRSLGIEKMKLMTNNPVKRVGLEGYGLKVVGTVPIEVKPNQFNEFYMKTKRDRMGHSLEQFNYGDRTKE; encoded by the coding sequence ATGACAGACTTTAAACTCAATACCATCGACGAAGCAATACATGATATCCGTAACGGGAAATTCGTGATTGTGGTAGACGATGAGGACCGTGAAAATGAAGGTGACTTTATTGCAGCCGCCGAGAAAATAACCCCCGAAATGGTCAACTTCATGGCCAAAGAAGGGCGAGGACTGATTTGTGCACCTATCACCGAAGAGCGGTGCAATGAGTTGGAACTGGAGATGATGGTTGGGAAAAATACCTCACTGCACGAAACTCCCTTTACCGTTTCAGTCGATGCGGTAGGCCCAGGTATTACAACCGGAATTTCTGCTCACGACCGCGCTGCGACGATTCGCTTGCTGGCTGATCCGAAGGCTCGTCCCGAAGATTTGGGCCGTCCGGGACACATCTTCCCGCTAAAAGCGAAAAACCGTGGTGTATTGCGCCGTTCCGGACACACCGAAGCGGCTGTTGACTTGGCCCGTATGTCAGGTCTGCAACCTGCCGGAGTGCTGGTTGAAATCATGAACGAAGACGGTACCATGGCGCGCATGCCTCAACTGGTGGAAATCGCAGCCAAATTCGAATTGAAAATCATCAGTATAGCCGATTTGATTGCATATCGCTTACAGACCGAAAGTCTTATTGAGCGGGGCGAAGAAGTACATTTGCCGACTTCTTACGGTGATTTTCGACTCATTCCTTTCCGGCAGAAATCGAACGGAGTAGAGCATATGGCGCTGATCAAAGGAAAATGGAAACCCGGAGAACCTGTTTTGGTAAGGGTTCACTCTTCCTGTGCCACCGGCGATATTTTTGGTTCGCTTCGTTGTGAATGCGGTGACCAGCTGCACAAATCGATGGAGCTAATCGAAAAGGAAGGTCAGGGAGCGATTGTTTACATCCAGCAGGAAGGCCGTGGCATTGGTTTGATGAACAAAATCAAAGCTTACAAGCTGCAGGAGGAAGGCCTCGATACCGTTGATGCCAACGTTCATTTAGGTTTTGATCCGGACGAACGTGATTACGGCGTTGGCGCGCAAATTATTCGCAGCCTGGGAATCGAAAAAATGAAGCTGATGACCAACAATCCTGTAAAGCGCGTCGGACTGGAAGGATATGGTTTGAAAGTCGTGGGAACAGTCCCGATTGAAGTAAAACCGAATCAGTTCAACGAGTTTTACATGAAGACCAAACGAGACCGCATGGGGCATTCGCTTGAACAATTCAATTACGGTGACCGCACCAAAGAATAA
- a CDS encoding RluA family pseudouridine synthase yields the protein MEVLYEDNHIIAVNKRCGDIVQGDKTGDATLGDEVKAYLKKKYRKPGAVFLGVTHRLDRPTSGIVLFARTSKALARLNKMFSEKGEIQKTYWAVVDNRPANDEDTLEHWLVRYPEKNKSVAYSGRRANGKAASLTYRYLASSDRYHLLEIELHTGRHHQIRAQLAAVGLHIKGDLKYGFPRSNKDAGIHLHARSIEFIHPVSQENISITAPTPRDAVWDHFAQMKL from the coding sequence ATGGAGGTTTTATACGAGGATAATCACATTATTGCCGTTAATAAACGCTGTGGAGACATCGTTCAGGGCGACAAAACCGGCGATGCAACGTTGGGGGACGAGGTGAAGGCTTATCTGAAGAAGAAATACCGAAAGCCTGGCGCCGTTTTCCTTGGTGTGACGCACCGTCTCGATCGTCCGACCAGCGGAATTGTTCTGTTTGCCCGTACTTCCAAGGCTTTAGCTCGCCTGAATAAAATGTTCAGTGAAAAAGGGGAGATACAAAAAACGTATTGGGCTGTGGTAGATAATCGGCCCGCCAACGATGAGGATACATTGGAGCATTGGTTGGTTCGTTATCCGGAAAAGAACAAATCGGTGGCTTACAGTGGTCGCCGGGCTAACGGTAAAGCAGCCTCACTAACCTATCGCTATTTGGCTTCTTCGGACCGGTACCATTTGCTGGAAATAGAACTACACACGGGGCGTCACCACCAAATTAGGGCACAATTAGCGGCTGTTGGTTTGCACATCAAAGGTGATTTGAAATATGGTTTTCCCCGGTCGAATAAAGACGCAGGCATTCATCTACACGCCCGGAGCATTGAGTTCATCCATCCGGTGAGCCAGGAAAACATTTCGATAACAGCGCCTACTCCCCGTGACGCTGTTTGGGATCATTTTGCTCAAATGAAGTTGTAG
- the panB gene encoding 3-methyl-2-oxobutanoate hydroxymethyltransferase translates to MSVHKEVKRVTTHVLSEMKLRGEKISMLTAYDYSMARLVDEAGIDVILVGDSASNVMAGNETTLPITLDQMIYHGKSVVKAVNRALVVVDLPFGTYQGDSKEALISSIRIMKETHADAVKMEGGKEVIQSVERILSAGIPVMGHLGLMPQSIHKYGTYTVRAKQDAEAEKLIEDARLLEEAGCFAMVLEKIPAALGERVAKELKIPVIGIGAGGGVDGQVLVIHDMLGITQEFSPRFLRRYHNLATEIKGAVGNYINDVKSRDFPNDKEQY, encoded by the coding sequence ATGTCAGTACATAAAGAAGTAAAACGGGTAACGACCCACGTTTTATCGGAAATGAAGCTGCGGGGTGAGAAGATTTCGATGCTTACCGCGTACGATTACAGTATGGCCAGATTGGTGGATGAAGCCGGAATCGATGTGATACTGGTAGGAGACTCGGCCTCGAATGTGATGGCCGGAAACGAAACGACGCTGCCCATTACGCTCGACCAGATGATTTATCATGGTAAATCGGTGGTGAAGGCAGTGAACCGGGCTTTGGTCGTGGTCGATTTGCCTTTCGGAACGTATCAGGGAGATTCGAAGGAGGCGCTGATTTCTTCCATTCGCATCATGAAGGAAACGCATGCCGATGCGGTGAAAATGGAAGGCGGCAAAGAAGTAATTCAATCGGTGGAACGTATTCTCTCGGCAGGTATTCCCGTGATGGGACATTTGGGATTAATGCCGCAATCGATACACAAATATGGAACCTATACGGTGCGTGCCAAGCAGGATGCGGAAGCAGAAAAACTGATTGAAGACGCTCGTCTGCTGGAAGAAGCAGGTTGTTTTGCCATGGTGCTCGAAAAAATACCGGCAGCTTTGGGCGAACGCGTAGCGAAAGAGCTGAAAATCCCGGTCATTGGAATTGGAGCCGGCGGTGGCGTGGACGGACAGGTGCTCGTTATTCACGATATGCTGGGCATTACCCAGGAGTTCTCTCCCCGCTTTTTGCGACGTTACCACAATTTGGCAACTGAAATCAAAGGGGCGGTGGGTAACTACATCAATGATGTGAAATCGCGGGATTTCCCGAACGACAAAGAACAATATTGA
- the cdd gene encoding cytidine deaminase encodes MKEIVFKIALTEYSGIDELPVAEKELLQKAREAAKDAYSPYSGFKVGAAVLLGNGQTVTGNNQENAAYPSGLCAERTALFYASAQYPNVPVTMIAVSALKQELLVDNTVKPCGSCRQVMAEFEDRFEKPIRIILDGEDKIEVLDGIDNLLPLRFKKEALD; translated from the coding sequence GTGAAAGAGATAGTTTTCAAAATTGCACTCACCGAATATTCCGGTATTGACGAATTACCGGTTGCCGAAAAAGAACTTTTGCAAAAAGCGCGCGAAGCAGCCAAAGACGCCTATTCCCCCTATTCCGGTTTTAAAGTGGGTGCTGCTGTTTTATTGGGAAACGGACAAACCGTAACCGGAAATAACCAGGAGAATGCAGCCTATCCATCAGGTTTGTGTGCTGAACGGACTGCCCTGTTCTATGCCAGTGCTCAATATCCGAATGTTCCTGTTACCATGATAGCGGTATCAGCGCTGAAGCAGGAGCTTTTGGTTGATAACACCGTGAAACCTTGCGGAAGTTGCCGGCAGGTAATGGCAGAGTTCGAAGACCGGTTTGAAAAACCGATACGGATTATCCTTGACGGAGAAGACAAAATTGAAGTACTCGACGGCATCGATAATCTTTTGCCGTTGCGGTTTAAAAAAGAAGCGTTGGATTAA
- a CDS encoding acyltransferase family protein → MNAEHNPNRINERLVSLDTLRGFDMLWITGGGTLVVFLAKATEWGWLNVIAEQMEHVPWAGFHFYDLIFPLFMFISGVAIPYAITGKLEKGTPKRELVNKITKRMLTLVIFGLLYNGAFENGFSDLRYASVLGQIGLAYFFAALIVMNTKQVRTRLFWLGGILLGIALLQLAVPVPGFGAGEMTKVGSINSWIDQHFLPGKLYGGTFDPEGLLCIVSATAVTLMGSLAGTILRDGKAASTRKTGFLVISGVALVVVALLLSTFYPIIKAMWTVPFDLLTAGVSFLLLSVFYYIIDVKKWRGWIFFFQVIGLNSITIYLFVRIFSNGILGVSKFFLGWLANPAGDFGMVILTIGGIAFEWAFLYFLYKRKIFLKV, encoded by the coding sequence ATGAATGCTGAACACAATCCTAACCGGATTAACGAGCGTCTGGTGTCGCTGGATACTTTACGCGGATTTGATATGTTGTGGATTACCGGCGGCGGAACACTGGTCGTCTTTCTGGCGAAAGCCACCGAATGGGGCTGGCTGAATGTGATTGCCGAACAAATGGAACATGTCCCCTGGGCCGGTTTCCATTTTTACGATCTCATCTTTCCTCTGTTCATGTTTATTTCAGGTGTGGCGATTCCTTATGCCATCACCGGCAAGCTGGAAAAAGGAACTCCCAAAAGAGAATTAGTGAACAAGATAACAAAGCGCATGCTGACACTTGTCATTTTCGGATTGCTTTATAACGGCGCCTTCGAAAATGGGTTTAGCGATTTGCGGTATGCCAGTGTATTGGGGCAGATTGGTCTGGCCTACTTCTTCGCCGCACTCATTGTCATGAACACCAAACAAGTTCGTACCCGGCTGTTCTGGCTTGGCGGTATTTTGCTGGGCATCGCTTTGCTTCAGCTGGCGGTTCCGGTGCCCGGATTTGGTGCCGGTGAAATGACCAAAGTCGGGAGCATCAATTCATGGATTGATCAGCATTTCCTTCCGGGAAAACTATATGGTGGCACGTTCGACCCCGAAGGGCTTTTGTGTATTGTTTCGGCAACGGCCGTAACTCTCATGGGTTCATTAGCCGGAACCATACTGCGCGATGGCAAAGCAGCCAGTACCCGAAAAACTGGTTTTCTTGTTATTAGCGGCGTTGCATTGGTAGTTGTAGCTTTGTTGCTTTCCACTTTTTATCCCATCATCAAAGCGATGTGGACGGTGCCGTTCGACCTGCTGACCGCCGGCGTTAGTTTTCTGTTGTTATCGGTGTTCTATTACATCATCGATGTGAAGAAGTGGCGGGGATGGATTTTCTTTTTCCAGGTGATAGGCCTGAACTCCATAACCATTTACCTGTTTGTCCGGATTTTCAGTAACGGCATACTCGGTGTCTCGAAATTCTTCCTGGGCTGGTTAGCCAATCCGGCCGGCGATTTTGGCATGGTTATTCTTACCATTGGCGGCATTGCTTTCGAATGGGCGTTCTTGTATTTCCTGTATAAGCGGAAAATATTCCTGAAGGTATAA
- a CDS encoding DUF6261 family protein, translated as MLDSPKIYDYWNDEVFTYTESITKVLSGFDVETLSLGKFSGELKTAFDQLGASLVKERGSILTEAVEAADNYRDRAFIALRTYIEACSFRRNEAFNAAAAPLIRTIHKYGWGLQTQGYAIESSKMDNLIDDLEKMTENADALAAISAGPWLAEMKEEHEAFKQAVSDRDNEQAGRNPIKTIDARKAVIAAINDLFGAIEFLYKMNEDEQYKSMALKINEVTARMNATVKGRKTRNDSDQTPPADASSDE; from the coding sequence ATGCTTGACAGTCCTAAAATTTATGATTACTGGAATGACGAAGTATTTACTTACACCGAAAGCATCACCAAGGTGCTTTCGGGATTTGATGTTGAAACACTTAGCCTGGGCAAATTCAGCGGAGAGCTGAAAACGGCATTCGACCAGCTGGGAGCTTCGCTGGTGAAAGAGCGCGGTAGCATCCTGACTGAAGCGGTAGAAGCTGCTGACAACTACCGCGACCGGGCGTTTATCGCGTTGCGCACATACATCGAAGCCTGTAGCTTCCGGCGAAACGAAGCGTTCAATGCCGCAGCCGCACCGCTTATCCGAACCATTCACAAATACGGATGGGGCCTGCAAACCCAGGGCTACGCCATCGAGTCTTCCAAAATGGATAACCTGATTGATGACCTGGAGAAGATGACTGAAAATGCTGATGCCCTTGCCGCCATCTCGGCCGGTCCCTGGCTTGCCGAAATGAAAGAAGAGCACGAGGCTTTTAAGCAAGCCGTCAGCGACCGCGACAACGAGCAGGCGGGCCGCAATCCCATTAAAACCATCGATGCCCGTAAGGCGGTGATTGCTGCTATTAACGATTTGTTCGGCGCCATCGAGTTTTTATACAAAATGAACGAAGACGAGCAATACAAATCGATGGCCCTGAAAATAAACGAAGTAACCGCGCGAATGAACGCTACGGTAAAGGGGCGTAAAACCCGCAACGACAGCGACCAGACGCCTCCTGCGGACGCCTCGTCGGATGAATAA
- the fmt gene encoding methionyl-tRNA formyltransferase, whose product MQGKDIRIVFMGTPDFAVESLKALVENGYNVVGVITTPDKPAGRGQKVHTSAVKQYAMSQNLPVLQPEKLKDPTFIEELATWKADLQVVVAFRMLPEIVWSMPPMGTFNLHASLLPQYRGAAPLNWAVINGETESGVSTFLLKHEIDTGNILFQEKVSIGPDEAVGELHDKLMSVGAKLVLTTVDALAEGTAKGISQDVLIARGVNVKPAPKIFKDDCRIDWKQPGAQIHNLIRGLSPYPASWTVFQEKEGNKEISVKIYRAHFGKENHDTTPGTVISPNKKELKIACPDGFVSIYELQMAGKKRMNVEDFLRGFQNVEQFRAI is encoded by the coding sequence ATGCAAGGCAAAGACATCCGTATTGTTTTTATGGGCACACCCGATTTTGCTGTTGAGAGTTTAAAAGCACTCGTGGAAAACGGTTACAACGTGGTTGGCGTTATTACTACGCCTGACAAACCCGCCGGCCGCGGGCAGAAAGTGCATACGTCCGCTGTAAAGCAATACGCCATGTCGCAGAATTTACCCGTGCTACAACCCGAAAAACTAAAAGATCCGACGTTTATTGAAGAGCTTGCAACCTGGAAGGCAGATTTACAAGTCGTGGTTGCCTTCCGGATGCTCCCCGAAATTGTCTGGAGCATGCCACCGATGGGCACCTTCAATCTGCATGCCTCTCTCCTGCCCCAATACCGCGGAGCTGCTCCGTTGAACTGGGCTGTTATTAATGGGGAGACCGAAAGTGGCGTTTCAACCTTCTTACTTAAACATGAAATTGACACCGGTAATATTCTTTTCCAGGAAAAAGTTTCAATCGGTCCCGACGAAGCCGTTGGCGAATTGCATGACAAACTAATGAGTGTTGGTGCAAAGTTGGTTTTGACAACCGTTGATGCATTAGCAGAAGGAACTGCCAAAGGCATTTCGCAGGATGTGTTGATTGCTCGCGGTGTCAATGTAAAACCCGCACCCAAAATCTTTAAAGACGATTGTCGGATCGATTGGAAACAACCGGGAGCACAGATTCATAATCTTATCCGTGGACTCAGTCCTTATCCTGCATCGTGGACCGTTTTCCAGGAAAAAGAAGGGAATAAGGAAATTTCTGTCAAAATTTACCGTGCCCATTTCGGGAAAGAAAATCATGACACAACTCCGGGAACAGTGATTTCGCCCAACAAAAAGGAACTAAAAATTGCTTGCCCCGATGGATTTGTCAGTATTTATGAGCTGCAAATGGCTGGGAAAAAACGCATGAACGTGGAAGATTTTCTCCGCGGTTTTCAGAATGTTGAACAATTTCGGGCCATTTAA